One window of Vidua chalybeata isolate OUT-0048 chromosome 14, bVidCha1 merged haplotype, whole genome shotgun sequence genomic DNA carries:
- the RPS6KA6 gene encoding ribosomal protein S6 kinase alpha-6 isoform X4 gives MWLRIQLNGLKMADEPMEEGEPYSYHDEGSVKEIPITHHVKEGCEKADPAQFELLKVLGQGSFGKVFLVRKIIGPDAGQLYAMKVLKKASLKVRDRVRTKMERDILVEVNHPFIVKLHYAFQTEGKLYLILDFLRGGDVFTRLSKEVMFTEEDVKFYLAELALALDHLHSLGIVYRDLKPENILLDEAGHIKLTDFGLSKESVDQEKKAYSFCGTVEYMAPEVVNRRGHNQSADWWSFGVLMFEMLTGTLPFQGKDRNETMNMILKAKLGMPQFLSPEAQSLLRMLFKRNPSNRLGAGSDGVEEIKRHPFFSTVDWNKLFRREIQPPFKPASGKPEDTFCFDPEFTAKTPKDSPGVPPSANAHQLFKGFSFVATTTVEDHKISPLTNILPIVQQLHGNSAQFTDVYELKEDIGVGSYSVCKRCIHIATNMEFAVKIIDKSKRDPSEEIEILMRYGQHPNIITLKDVYDDGRFIYLVTELMKGGELLDRILRQKFFSEREASAVLFTIAKTVDYLHCQGVVHRDLKPSNILYTDDSNNADSIRICDFGFAKQLRGENGLLLTPCYTANFVAPEVLMRQGYDAACDIWSLGVLLYTMLAGYTPFANGPNDTPEEILVRIGSGKFSLSGGNWDTVSDAAKDLLSHMLHVDPHQRYTAEQVLKHSWIACRDQLPHYQLNRQDAPHLVKGAMAATYSALNHKTFQPVLEPVAASSLAQRRSMKKLTSTDL, from the exons ATGTGGCTGCGCATCCAG ctaAATGGCCTTAAAATGGCAGATGAGCCTATGGAAGAAGGTGAACCATATTCCTACCAT GATGAAGGAAGTGTGAAAGAAATTCCTATTACACACCATGTGAAAGAAGGATGTGAGAAAGCAGATCCAGCACAGTTTGAACTACTTAAGGTTCTTGGACAGGGATCATTTGGAAAG GTCTTCCTCGTGAGGAAGATAATTGGGCCTGATGCTGGGCAGCTTTATGCAATGAAAGTGTTGAAAAAAGCTTCTTTAAAAG TTCGGGACAGAGTCCGGACCAAGATGGAGCGCGACATCCTGGTGGAAGTGAATCACCCGTTCATCGTCAAACTGCACTATG cctttcagACTGAAGGGAAGCTCTATTTAATATTGGATTTTCTCAGGGGAGGAGATGTATTCACACGATTATCCAAAGAG GTTATGTTTACAGAGGAAGATGTGAAATTCTACCTCGCAGAACTGGCCCTTGCTTTGGATCACCTTCACAGCTTGGGAATTGTGTACAGGGACCTGAAGCCagaaaa cattttgctTGATGAAGCAGGACATATCAAGTTAACAG ACTTTGGACTCAGCAAGGAATCAGTAGACCAAGAGAAGAAGGCCTATTCTTTCTGTGGTACTGTAGAGTACATGGCTCCTGAAGTGGTAAACAGGCGAGGGCACAACCAGAGTGCTGACTGGTGGTCCTTTGGGGTCCTCATG TTTGAAATGCTTACTGGTACCCTGCCATTTCAAGGTAAAGATCGAAATGAGACTATGAATATGATACTGAA agCAAAGCTGGGAATGCCTCAATTCCTCAGTCCTGAAGCACAAAGTCTCCTGAGGATGTTGTTTAAAAGGAACCCATCAAATAGATTAG GAGCTGGTTCAGATGGAGTTGAAGAAATCAAGAgacatccttttttttctactgttgACTGGAAT aaactgTTCAGAAGAGAAATTCAGCCTCCATTCAAACCTGCCTCTGGAAAGCCAGAAGATACTTTCTGTTTTGATCCAGAATTCACAGCAAAAACACCAAAAG ATTCTCCAGGGGTCCCACCCAGTGCAAACGCCCACCAGCTCTTCAAGGGATTTAGTTTTGTTGCAACTACTACTGTAGAAGACCATAAAATATCACCCCTCACCAATATCCTGCCCATAGTCCAG cagcttcATGGAAACAGTGCACAGTTCACTGATGTCTATGAACTGAAGGAAGATATTGGTGTGGGCTCCTACTCTGTTTGCAAGAGATGCATCCACATAGCTACAAACATGGAGTTTGCTGTGAAG ATAATTGATAAAAGCAAAAGGGATCCCTCAGAAGAAATCGAGATTCTCATGCGTTATGGGCAACATCCAAATATTATTACTTTAAAGGAT GTGTACGATGATGGCAGATTCATCTACCTGGTCACGGAGCTGATGAAGGGGGGGGAGCTGCTGGACCGGATCCTGCGGCAGAAATTCTTCTCGGAGCGGGAGGCCAGCGCTGTGCTCTTCACCATCGCCAAGACTGTGGACTACCTGCACTGCCAGGGG GTGGTGCACCGAGACCTTAAACCCAGTAATATTTTATACACTGATGATTCAAACAATGCTGATTCCATCAGGATTTGTGATTTTGGATTTGCAAAACAACTTCGAGGAGAAAATGGACTACTTCTAACTCCCTGCTACACTGCAAACTTCGTGGCACCAGAG GTTCTCATGAGACAGGGATATGATGCTGCTTGTGACATATGGAGCTTGGGAGTTCTCCTTTACACAATGTTGGCAGG CTATACTCCATTTGCCAATGGCCCCAATGATACTCCTGAGGAGATCTTAGTACGGATAGGCAGTGGAAAATTCTCTCTAAGTGGAGGCAACTGGGACACTGTTTCAGATGCAGCAAAG gacTTGTTGTCACACATGCTGCACGTGGATCCCCACCAGCGGTACACGGCCGAGCAGGTGCTGAAGCATTCCTGGATTGCCTGTAGGGACCAGCTG
- the RPS6KA6 gene encoding ribosomal protein S6 kinase alpha-6 isoform X3, whose product MNFWKKLLKLNGLKMADEPMEEGEPYSYHDEGSVKEIPITHHVKEGCEKADPAQFELLKVLGQGSFGKVFLVRKIIGPDAGQLYAMKVLKKASLKVRDRVRTKMERDILVEVNHPFIVKLHYAFQTEGKLYLILDFLRGGDVFTRLSKEVMFTEEDVKFYLAELALALDHLHSLGIVYRDLKPENILLDEAGHIKLTDFGLSKESVDQEKKAYSFCGTVEYMAPEVVNRRGHNQSADWWSFGVLMFEMLTGTLPFQGKDRNETMNMILKAKLGMPQFLSPEAQSLLRMLFKRNPSNRLGAGSDGVEEIKRHPFFSTVDWNKLFRREIQPPFKPASGKPEDTFCFDPEFTAKTPKDSPGVPPSANAHQLFKGFSFVATTTVEDHKISPLTNILPIVQQLHGNSAQFTDVYELKEDIGVGSYSVCKRCIHIATNMEFAVKIIDKSKRDPSEEIEILMRYGQHPNIITLKDVYDDGRFIYLVTELMKGGELLDRILRQKFFSEREASAVLFTIAKTVDYLHCQGVVHRDLKPSNILYTDDSNNADSIRICDFGFAKQLRGENGLLLTPCYTANFVAPEVLMRQGYDAACDIWSLGVLLYTMLAGYTPFANGPNDTPEEILVRIGSGKFSLSGGNWDTVSDAAKDLLSHMLHVDPHQRYTAEQVLKHSWIACRDQLPHYQLNRQDAPHLVKGAMAATYSALNHKTFQPVLEPVAASSLAQRRSMKKLTSTDL is encoded by the exons ATGAActtttggaagaaattattGAAG ctaAATGGCCTTAAAATGGCAGATGAGCCTATGGAAGAAGGTGAACCATATTCCTACCAT GATGAAGGAAGTGTGAAAGAAATTCCTATTACACACCATGTGAAAGAAGGATGTGAGAAAGCAGATCCAGCACAGTTTGAACTACTTAAGGTTCTTGGACAGGGATCATTTGGAAAG GTCTTCCTCGTGAGGAAGATAATTGGGCCTGATGCTGGGCAGCTTTATGCAATGAAAGTGTTGAAAAAAGCTTCTTTAAAAG TTCGGGACAGAGTCCGGACCAAGATGGAGCGCGACATCCTGGTGGAAGTGAATCACCCGTTCATCGTCAAACTGCACTATG cctttcagACTGAAGGGAAGCTCTATTTAATATTGGATTTTCTCAGGGGAGGAGATGTATTCACACGATTATCCAAAGAG GTTATGTTTACAGAGGAAGATGTGAAATTCTACCTCGCAGAACTGGCCCTTGCTTTGGATCACCTTCACAGCTTGGGAATTGTGTACAGGGACCTGAAGCCagaaaa cattttgctTGATGAAGCAGGACATATCAAGTTAACAG ACTTTGGACTCAGCAAGGAATCAGTAGACCAAGAGAAGAAGGCCTATTCTTTCTGTGGTACTGTAGAGTACATGGCTCCTGAAGTGGTAAACAGGCGAGGGCACAACCAGAGTGCTGACTGGTGGTCCTTTGGGGTCCTCATG TTTGAAATGCTTACTGGTACCCTGCCATTTCAAGGTAAAGATCGAAATGAGACTATGAATATGATACTGAA agCAAAGCTGGGAATGCCTCAATTCCTCAGTCCTGAAGCACAAAGTCTCCTGAGGATGTTGTTTAAAAGGAACCCATCAAATAGATTAG GAGCTGGTTCAGATGGAGTTGAAGAAATCAAGAgacatccttttttttctactgttgACTGGAAT aaactgTTCAGAAGAGAAATTCAGCCTCCATTCAAACCTGCCTCTGGAAAGCCAGAAGATACTTTCTGTTTTGATCCAGAATTCACAGCAAAAACACCAAAAG ATTCTCCAGGGGTCCCACCCAGTGCAAACGCCCACCAGCTCTTCAAGGGATTTAGTTTTGTTGCAACTACTACTGTAGAAGACCATAAAATATCACCCCTCACCAATATCCTGCCCATAGTCCAG cagcttcATGGAAACAGTGCACAGTTCACTGATGTCTATGAACTGAAGGAAGATATTGGTGTGGGCTCCTACTCTGTTTGCAAGAGATGCATCCACATAGCTACAAACATGGAGTTTGCTGTGAAG ATAATTGATAAAAGCAAAAGGGATCCCTCAGAAGAAATCGAGATTCTCATGCGTTATGGGCAACATCCAAATATTATTACTTTAAAGGAT GTGTACGATGATGGCAGATTCATCTACCTGGTCACGGAGCTGATGAAGGGGGGGGAGCTGCTGGACCGGATCCTGCGGCAGAAATTCTTCTCGGAGCGGGAGGCCAGCGCTGTGCTCTTCACCATCGCCAAGACTGTGGACTACCTGCACTGCCAGGGG GTGGTGCACCGAGACCTTAAACCCAGTAATATTTTATACACTGATGATTCAAACAATGCTGATTCCATCAGGATTTGTGATTTTGGATTTGCAAAACAACTTCGAGGAGAAAATGGACTACTTCTAACTCCCTGCTACACTGCAAACTTCGTGGCACCAGAG GTTCTCATGAGACAGGGATATGATGCTGCTTGTGACATATGGAGCTTGGGAGTTCTCCTTTACACAATGTTGGCAGG CTATACTCCATTTGCCAATGGCCCCAATGATACTCCTGAGGAGATCTTAGTACGGATAGGCAGTGGAAAATTCTCTCTAAGTGGAGGCAACTGGGACACTGTTTCAGATGCAGCAAAG gacTTGTTGTCACACATGCTGCACGTGGATCCCCACCAGCGGTACACGGCCGAGCAGGTGCTGAAGCATTCCTGGATTGCCTGTAGGGACCAGCTG
- the RPS6KA6 gene encoding ribosomal protein S6 kinase alpha-6 isoform X2, translated as MVPCAPLDDEPQPCHKMELYVSGAELNGLKMADEPMEEGEPYSYHDEGSVKEIPITHHVKEGCEKADPAQFELLKVLGQGSFGKVFLVRKIIGPDAGQLYAMKVLKKASLKVRDRVRTKMERDILVEVNHPFIVKLHYAFQTEGKLYLILDFLRGGDVFTRLSKEVMFTEEDVKFYLAELALALDHLHSLGIVYRDLKPENILLDEAGHIKLTDFGLSKESVDQEKKAYSFCGTVEYMAPEVVNRRGHNQSADWWSFGVLMFEMLTGTLPFQGKDRNETMNMILKAKLGMPQFLSPEAQSLLRMLFKRNPSNRLGAGSDGVEEIKRHPFFSTVDWNKLFRREIQPPFKPASGKPEDTFCFDPEFTAKTPKDSPGVPPSANAHQLFKGFSFVATTTVEDHKISPLTNILPIVQLHGNSAQFTDVYELKEDIGVGSYSVCKRCIHIATNMEFAVKIIDKSKRDPSEEIEILMRYGQHPNIITLKDVYDDGRFIYLVTELMKGGELLDRILRQKFFSEREASAVLFTIAKTVDYLHCQGVVHRDLKPSNILYTDDSNNADSIRICDFGFAKQLRGENGLLLTPCYTANFVAPEVLMRQGYDAACDIWSLGVLLYTMLAGYTPFANGPNDTPEEILVRIGSGKFSLSGGNWDTVSDAAKDLLSHMLHVDPHQRYTAEQVLKHSWIACRDQLPHYQLNRQDAPHLVKGAMAATYSALNHKTFQPVLEPVAASSLAQRRSMKKLTSTDL; from the exons ATGGTGCCGTGCGCGCCGCTGGACGACGAGCCGCAGCCCTGCCACAAAATGGAGCTGTACGTGAGCGGCGCCGAG ctaAATGGCCTTAAAATGGCAGATGAGCCTATGGAAGAAGGTGAACCATATTCCTACCAT GATGAAGGAAGTGTGAAAGAAATTCCTATTACACACCATGTGAAAGAAGGATGTGAGAAAGCAGATCCAGCACAGTTTGAACTACTTAAGGTTCTTGGACAGGGATCATTTGGAAAG GTCTTCCTCGTGAGGAAGATAATTGGGCCTGATGCTGGGCAGCTTTATGCAATGAAAGTGTTGAAAAAAGCTTCTTTAAAAG TTCGGGACAGAGTCCGGACCAAGATGGAGCGCGACATCCTGGTGGAAGTGAATCACCCGTTCATCGTCAAACTGCACTATG cctttcagACTGAAGGGAAGCTCTATTTAATATTGGATTTTCTCAGGGGAGGAGATGTATTCACACGATTATCCAAAGAG GTTATGTTTACAGAGGAAGATGTGAAATTCTACCTCGCAGAACTGGCCCTTGCTTTGGATCACCTTCACAGCTTGGGAATTGTGTACAGGGACCTGAAGCCagaaaa cattttgctTGATGAAGCAGGACATATCAAGTTAACAG ACTTTGGACTCAGCAAGGAATCAGTAGACCAAGAGAAGAAGGCCTATTCTTTCTGTGGTACTGTAGAGTACATGGCTCCTGAAGTGGTAAACAGGCGAGGGCACAACCAGAGTGCTGACTGGTGGTCCTTTGGGGTCCTCATG TTTGAAATGCTTACTGGTACCCTGCCATTTCAAGGTAAAGATCGAAATGAGACTATGAATATGATACTGAA agCAAAGCTGGGAATGCCTCAATTCCTCAGTCCTGAAGCACAAAGTCTCCTGAGGATGTTGTTTAAAAGGAACCCATCAAATAGATTAG GAGCTGGTTCAGATGGAGTTGAAGAAATCAAGAgacatccttttttttctactgttgACTGGAAT aaactgTTCAGAAGAGAAATTCAGCCTCCATTCAAACCTGCCTCTGGAAAGCCAGAAGATACTTTCTGTTTTGATCCAGAATTCACAGCAAAAACACCAAAAG ATTCTCCAGGGGTCCCACCCAGTGCAAACGCCCACCAGCTCTTCAAGGGATTTAGTTTTGTTGCAACTACTACTGTAGAAGACCATAAAATATCACCCCTCACCAATATCCTGCCCATAGTCCAG cttcATGGAAACAGTGCACAGTTCACTGATGTCTATGAACTGAAGGAAGATATTGGTGTGGGCTCCTACTCTGTTTGCAAGAGATGCATCCACATAGCTACAAACATGGAGTTTGCTGTGAAG ATAATTGATAAAAGCAAAAGGGATCCCTCAGAAGAAATCGAGATTCTCATGCGTTATGGGCAACATCCAAATATTATTACTTTAAAGGAT GTGTACGATGATGGCAGATTCATCTACCTGGTCACGGAGCTGATGAAGGGGGGGGAGCTGCTGGACCGGATCCTGCGGCAGAAATTCTTCTCGGAGCGGGAGGCCAGCGCTGTGCTCTTCACCATCGCCAAGACTGTGGACTACCTGCACTGCCAGGGG GTGGTGCACCGAGACCTTAAACCCAGTAATATTTTATACACTGATGATTCAAACAATGCTGATTCCATCAGGATTTGTGATTTTGGATTTGCAAAACAACTTCGAGGAGAAAATGGACTACTTCTAACTCCCTGCTACACTGCAAACTTCGTGGCACCAGAG GTTCTCATGAGACAGGGATATGATGCTGCTTGTGACATATGGAGCTTGGGAGTTCTCCTTTACACAATGTTGGCAGG CTATACTCCATTTGCCAATGGCCCCAATGATACTCCTGAGGAGATCTTAGTACGGATAGGCAGTGGAAAATTCTCTCTAAGTGGAGGCAACTGGGACACTGTTTCAGATGCAGCAAAG gacTTGTTGTCACACATGCTGCACGTGGATCCCCACCAGCGGTACACGGCCGAGCAGGTGCTGAAGCATTCCTGGATTGCCTGTAGGGACCAGCTG
- the RPS6KA6 gene encoding ribosomal protein S6 kinase alpha-6 isoform X5 produces MADEPMEEGEPYSYHDEGSVKEIPITHHVKEGCEKADPAQFELLKVLGQGSFGKVFLVRKIIGPDAGQLYAMKVLKKASLKVRDRVRTKMERDILVEVNHPFIVKLHYAFQTEGKLYLILDFLRGGDVFTRLSKEVMFTEEDVKFYLAELALALDHLHSLGIVYRDLKPENILLDEAGHIKLTDFGLSKESVDQEKKAYSFCGTVEYMAPEVVNRRGHNQSADWWSFGVLMFEMLTGTLPFQGKDRNETMNMILKAKLGMPQFLSPEAQSLLRMLFKRNPSNRLGAGSDGVEEIKRHPFFSTVDWNKLFRREIQPPFKPASGKPEDTFCFDPEFTAKTPKDSPGVPPSANAHQLFKGFSFVATTTVEDHKISPLTNILPIVQQLHGNSAQFTDVYELKEDIGVGSYSVCKRCIHIATNMEFAVKIIDKSKRDPSEEIEILMRYGQHPNIITLKDVYDDGRFIYLVTELMKGGELLDRILRQKFFSEREASAVLFTIAKTVDYLHCQGVVHRDLKPSNILYTDDSNNADSIRICDFGFAKQLRGENGLLLTPCYTANFVAPEVLMRQGYDAACDIWSLGVLLYTMLAGYTPFANGPNDTPEEILVRIGSGKFSLSGGNWDTVSDAAKDLLSHMLHVDPHQRYTAEQVLKHSWIACRDQLPHYQLNRQDAPHLVKGAMAATYSALNHKTFQPVLEPVAASSLAQRRSMKKLTSTDL; encoded by the exons ATGGCAGATGAGCCTATGGAAGAAGGTGAACCATATTCCTACCAT GATGAAGGAAGTGTGAAAGAAATTCCTATTACACACCATGTGAAAGAAGGATGTGAGAAAGCAGATCCAGCACAGTTTGAACTACTTAAGGTTCTTGGACAGGGATCATTTGGAAAG GTCTTCCTCGTGAGGAAGATAATTGGGCCTGATGCTGGGCAGCTTTATGCAATGAAAGTGTTGAAAAAAGCTTCTTTAAAAG TTCGGGACAGAGTCCGGACCAAGATGGAGCGCGACATCCTGGTGGAAGTGAATCACCCGTTCATCGTCAAACTGCACTATG cctttcagACTGAAGGGAAGCTCTATTTAATATTGGATTTTCTCAGGGGAGGAGATGTATTCACACGATTATCCAAAGAG GTTATGTTTACAGAGGAAGATGTGAAATTCTACCTCGCAGAACTGGCCCTTGCTTTGGATCACCTTCACAGCTTGGGAATTGTGTACAGGGACCTGAAGCCagaaaa cattttgctTGATGAAGCAGGACATATCAAGTTAACAG ACTTTGGACTCAGCAAGGAATCAGTAGACCAAGAGAAGAAGGCCTATTCTTTCTGTGGTACTGTAGAGTACATGGCTCCTGAAGTGGTAAACAGGCGAGGGCACAACCAGAGTGCTGACTGGTGGTCCTTTGGGGTCCTCATG TTTGAAATGCTTACTGGTACCCTGCCATTTCAAGGTAAAGATCGAAATGAGACTATGAATATGATACTGAA agCAAAGCTGGGAATGCCTCAATTCCTCAGTCCTGAAGCACAAAGTCTCCTGAGGATGTTGTTTAAAAGGAACCCATCAAATAGATTAG GAGCTGGTTCAGATGGAGTTGAAGAAATCAAGAgacatccttttttttctactgttgACTGGAAT aaactgTTCAGAAGAGAAATTCAGCCTCCATTCAAACCTGCCTCTGGAAAGCCAGAAGATACTTTCTGTTTTGATCCAGAATTCACAGCAAAAACACCAAAAG ATTCTCCAGGGGTCCCACCCAGTGCAAACGCCCACCAGCTCTTCAAGGGATTTAGTTTTGTTGCAACTACTACTGTAGAAGACCATAAAATATCACCCCTCACCAATATCCTGCCCATAGTCCAG cagcttcATGGAAACAGTGCACAGTTCACTGATGTCTATGAACTGAAGGAAGATATTGGTGTGGGCTCCTACTCTGTTTGCAAGAGATGCATCCACATAGCTACAAACATGGAGTTTGCTGTGAAG ATAATTGATAAAAGCAAAAGGGATCCCTCAGAAGAAATCGAGATTCTCATGCGTTATGGGCAACATCCAAATATTATTACTTTAAAGGAT GTGTACGATGATGGCAGATTCATCTACCTGGTCACGGAGCTGATGAAGGGGGGGGAGCTGCTGGACCGGATCCTGCGGCAGAAATTCTTCTCGGAGCGGGAGGCCAGCGCTGTGCTCTTCACCATCGCCAAGACTGTGGACTACCTGCACTGCCAGGGG GTGGTGCACCGAGACCTTAAACCCAGTAATATTTTATACACTGATGATTCAAACAATGCTGATTCCATCAGGATTTGTGATTTTGGATTTGCAAAACAACTTCGAGGAGAAAATGGACTACTTCTAACTCCCTGCTACACTGCAAACTTCGTGGCACCAGAG GTTCTCATGAGACAGGGATATGATGCTGCTTGTGACATATGGAGCTTGGGAGTTCTCCTTTACACAATGTTGGCAGG CTATACTCCATTTGCCAATGGCCCCAATGATACTCCTGAGGAGATCTTAGTACGGATAGGCAGTGGAAAATTCTCTCTAAGTGGAGGCAACTGGGACACTGTTTCAGATGCAGCAAAG gacTTGTTGTCACACATGCTGCACGTGGATCCCCACCAGCGGTACACGGCCGAGCAGGTGCTGAAGCATTCCTGGATTGCCTGTAGGGACCAGCTG
- the RPS6KA6 gene encoding ribosomal protein S6 kinase alpha-6 isoform X1: MVPCAPLDDEPQPCHKMELYVSGAELNGLKMADEPMEEGEPYSYHDEGSVKEIPITHHVKEGCEKADPAQFELLKVLGQGSFGKVFLVRKIIGPDAGQLYAMKVLKKASLKVRDRVRTKMERDILVEVNHPFIVKLHYAFQTEGKLYLILDFLRGGDVFTRLSKEVMFTEEDVKFYLAELALALDHLHSLGIVYRDLKPENILLDEAGHIKLTDFGLSKESVDQEKKAYSFCGTVEYMAPEVVNRRGHNQSADWWSFGVLMFEMLTGTLPFQGKDRNETMNMILKAKLGMPQFLSPEAQSLLRMLFKRNPSNRLGAGSDGVEEIKRHPFFSTVDWNKLFRREIQPPFKPASGKPEDTFCFDPEFTAKTPKDSPGVPPSANAHQLFKGFSFVATTTVEDHKISPLTNILPIVQQLHGNSAQFTDVYELKEDIGVGSYSVCKRCIHIATNMEFAVKIIDKSKRDPSEEIEILMRYGQHPNIITLKDVYDDGRFIYLVTELMKGGELLDRILRQKFFSEREASAVLFTIAKTVDYLHCQGVVHRDLKPSNILYTDDSNNADSIRICDFGFAKQLRGENGLLLTPCYTANFVAPEVLMRQGYDAACDIWSLGVLLYTMLAGYTPFANGPNDTPEEILVRIGSGKFSLSGGNWDTVSDAAKDLLSHMLHVDPHQRYTAEQVLKHSWIACRDQLPHYQLNRQDAPHLVKGAMAATYSALNHKTFQPVLEPVAASSLAQRRSMKKLTSTDL, translated from the exons ATGGTGCCGTGCGCGCCGCTGGACGACGAGCCGCAGCCCTGCCACAAAATGGAGCTGTACGTGAGCGGCGCCGAG ctaAATGGCCTTAAAATGGCAGATGAGCCTATGGAAGAAGGTGAACCATATTCCTACCAT GATGAAGGAAGTGTGAAAGAAATTCCTATTACACACCATGTGAAAGAAGGATGTGAGAAAGCAGATCCAGCACAGTTTGAACTACTTAAGGTTCTTGGACAGGGATCATTTGGAAAG GTCTTCCTCGTGAGGAAGATAATTGGGCCTGATGCTGGGCAGCTTTATGCAATGAAAGTGTTGAAAAAAGCTTCTTTAAAAG TTCGGGACAGAGTCCGGACCAAGATGGAGCGCGACATCCTGGTGGAAGTGAATCACCCGTTCATCGTCAAACTGCACTATG cctttcagACTGAAGGGAAGCTCTATTTAATATTGGATTTTCTCAGGGGAGGAGATGTATTCACACGATTATCCAAAGAG GTTATGTTTACAGAGGAAGATGTGAAATTCTACCTCGCAGAACTGGCCCTTGCTTTGGATCACCTTCACAGCTTGGGAATTGTGTACAGGGACCTGAAGCCagaaaa cattttgctTGATGAAGCAGGACATATCAAGTTAACAG ACTTTGGACTCAGCAAGGAATCAGTAGACCAAGAGAAGAAGGCCTATTCTTTCTGTGGTACTGTAGAGTACATGGCTCCTGAAGTGGTAAACAGGCGAGGGCACAACCAGAGTGCTGACTGGTGGTCCTTTGGGGTCCTCATG TTTGAAATGCTTACTGGTACCCTGCCATTTCAAGGTAAAGATCGAAATGAGACTATGAATATGATACTGAA agCAAAGCTGGGAATGCCTCAATTCCTCAGTCCTGAAGCACAAAGTCTCCTGAGGATGTTGTTTAAAAGGAACCCATCAAATAGATTAG GAGCTGGTTCAGATGGAGTTGAAGAAATCAAGAgacatccttttttttctactgttgACTGGAAT aaactgTTCAGAAGAGAAATTCAGCCTCCATTCAAACCTGCCTCTGGAAAGCCAGAAGATACTTTCTGTTTTGATCCAGAATTCACAGCAAAAACACCAAAAG ATTCTCCAGGGGTCCCACCCAGTGCAAACGCCCACCAGCTCTTCAAGGGATTTAGTTTTGTTGCAACTACTACTGTAGAAGACCATAAAATATCACCCCTCACCAATATCCTGCCCATAGTCCAG cagcttcATGGAAACAGTGCACAGTTCACTGATGTCTATGAACTGAAGGAAGATATTGGTGTGGGCTCCTACTCTGTTTGCAAGAGATGCATCCACATAGCTACAAACATGGAGTTTGCTGTGAAG ATAATTGATAAAAGCAAAAGGGATCCCTCAGAAGAAATCGAGATTCTCATGCGTTATGGGCAACATCCAAATATTATTACTTTAAAGGAT GTGTACGATGATGGCAGATTCATCTACCTGGTCACGGAGCTGATGAAGGGGGGGGAGCTGCTGGACCGGATCCTGCGGCAGAAATTCTTCTCGGAGCGGGAGGCCAGCGCTGTGCTCTTCACCATCGCCAAGACTGTGGACTACCTGCACTGCCAGGGG GTGGTGCACCGAGACCTTAAACCCAGTAATATTTTATACACTGATGATTCAAACAATGCTGATTCCATCAGGATTTGTGATTTTGGATTTGCAAAACAACTTCGAGGAGAAAATGGACTACTTCTAACTCCCTGCTACACTGCAAACTTCGTGGCACCAGAG GTTCTCATGAGACAGGGATATGATGCTGCTTGTGACATATGGAGCTTGGGAGTTCTCCTTTACACAATGTTGGCAGG CTATACTCCATTTGCCAATGGCCCCAATGATACTCCTGAGGAGATCTTAGTACGGATAGGCAGTGGAAAATTCTCTCTAAGTGGAGGCAACTGGGACACTGTTTCAGATGCAGCAAAG gacTTGTTGTCACACATGCTGCACGTGGATCCCCACCAGCGGTACACGGCCGAGCAGGTGCTGAAGCATTCCTGGATTGCCTGTAGGGACCAGCTG